The sequence below is a genomic window from Gossypium hirsutum isolate 1008001.06 chromosome A11, Gossypium_hirsutum_v2.1, whole genome shotgun sequence.
CGTTCAGTAGCATTGATTAATTTAATCCTCTCATTGGAAAtgttttactttatttaaaacggtttattctttattcttatcTTTTTTAGGTTACAGAAATGATTAAAAGCATGATTATCGACAATCAAAGGTAAGAAAACATACATACACATTTATGATgtgtattattaatattgtttttttttggtaaaagtatccaataaaaatcatttgaaaatacctttaatgcttaatatttaatgttatatatttatgaaatttatctaGCAACGCATTACTCTTTCAAAAGAAACACGATAGAGATATATCCTTGCTAATATTAATTGCTTATATTTGATGCATTGACAGTGTATTTTAGTGAATAAGATTTTAGTATGTCatcaaaagtttttaaaaataaaatcaattgatttcatttttaatgatatgtcattattTCGTAACAATTAATAGAGTTATGCATTACAATTGCACtaatataaatcaaaatttttattctaGTTTTCTAAGGCTTAGGTGATTCGAAGTCAAATGtaaatattagatatatatatatgtttgaaatggGTATATGTGATctctaaaaaaaactttttcatgTATCTAACGAGTTCTTGAAGGATCATCAATCAATACCCATATTTGGACACGTGTTATATATAAGTATCAGATAGAAGTCTTTAGAAAATAGCATTGGAGAAACATAGCTTTGAGGTATTGAatgtttttgtatattttaaCGCTCTTTTTGTTTTGTCATGGATTTTAGGGAATCGGGCAAGATACTCAATTTGAATGTCGATGCCTTCTTGAAGATAAAAAAATTGAGATTGTTCAGAGTGCTTTGCCTCTCAAACTGTGATGAtctcaaatatctttctaatgAGCTACGACTTTTAGATTGGACAGGATATCCTTTAAGATCATTACCTTCAAGCTTTCAACCGGACAACCTTGTCGTACTTCTCTTACCATATAGTCGCATTGAACAACTATGGAAGGGAGATAGAGTAAGAATTAAATTCATCCGATCTTtatgttttagcttattttaataataataataataataatgtgctTTATTatgttttctcttttctctctaaTCTGTTATTGTTTGCAACAGCCCTTGTATAAGTTGAAAATAATAAGCCTTAAACAGTCCCGAAACCTCATTAAGACACCAGACTTCACAACAGCCCCATATCTCGAAGTTCTGATTATGGAAGGTTGTACCAGATTAGTAGATGTTCATCCATCACTTGGACTGGTTAAGAGACTTAAACTTTTGGATTTAAGAGACTGCAAAAGTCTTAGGCGTCTTCCAATCAGAATTGGAGCGGAATCCCTTGAAACTTTAATTCTTTCGGGTTGCTCCAATCTTGCCAGGGTTCCAGAGATTGATGAGAAAATGGAACATCTAAAAACTCTTGATCTTTCTGGTTGTTATAAAGTTGAATATTTGCCAGAGAATTTGCAGCAGGCAGAATCTTTGGAATAGCTTGACTTGAGTGAAACAGCCATAAAAGAACCACCATCCTTCATTTCTCATTTGAGAAATCTTAAAGTTTTTTCTTTCGATGGATGCAAGGGTCCGTCTAAGTTAAAAAGAAATCTCCTTTCTCTTTTCAAGGTAAGCCAAAGAGGAAGGATGAATTCCATAGCTCCAATTCTACCTTCATTAGCCGGTTTGAGTTCATTGACAAAGTTGAAACTAAGGGACTGCAATCTTGGTGAAGGAGATATTCCTAGTGCTATTTCTTGTTTATCCTCTTTGACAAATCTTGATCTTAGCGGTAATAATTTCAGCAGCATACCGGCATCTCTTACTCGACTCTCCAAACTTGAAGATCTTCGGTTGTCAAATTGCGGCCTGTGCAATATGGGTGAAGGAGATATTCCTAGTGATATTTCTGGTCTATCCTCATTGAGATATCTTGTTCTTAATGGTAACAATTTCACCAGCATAGCTGCGTCTCTTACTTGTCTTTCCAATCTTCAACATCTTGGAGTGTCAGAGTGCAGTGAGCTTGAATCGTTGCCTGTGCTTCTATCAAGGATGACAAGTGATTGGACACATAATTTTTCTTACTTTTTGGCCGGTAACAGCTACAGATTGGTTGAGAACATTAGTGCAATAACATTGCTGAAAACACATATTAAGGTTGATtgatctctctcttttttttcatggTTTTAGTTGCAGAACCACCGATATTTTATTTTGCAGGCATTTGCAAATTCAAGAACGACTTATGTTTTAATTTGCAGGCATTTGCGAATTCAAGAAAGAAATTTGAAGTTGTTGTCCCTGGAAATGAAATCCCAGAATGGTTTAGCCAACAGAGAGGCGAATCTTCAATTAAGATACCTCTACCTCTCAATATTCAGAATGACAGTCAATGGATTGGAGTTGTTTTCTGATGCGTTTTCGTCAATGATGGTGATTCCAAGACAAAGGTTATCGGTGGTCCAACTTATATCCATTCTAGAAATTCTGGACAATCTAGTAGTAATGGATCTGTTTTTCAAGTTAAAAATTCTCTTGAGGTCCATTCCAGTTTCCTTATTTTAAATCGACGACCCGTAACGAAGGACCACCTTTTTCTTCGTTATTTCTCTCGTGAATTATTATATCCATTATCCTTTGAGGATAAATGTGAAACCAAGAATTTATGGACAAGGGATTGCTCTGATCATGAATGCGATGAGCTTGAGATGTGTTTCCAAGACTCAAAAAGGTCTTCTTCTGTTACGGTGAAGAAGTGTGGTGTTAGAATAATGTATGAGAAAGATTTGGAAGAAATAAAAGAGGTGCAGTGCCATACCACTCAATCTTCTCCAAACTTGGAACATATCCATCATCACTTTACTGAAAACGATGGATCCGCAGGCAGTACTTCCCTTGTAAAACGAAAACGTGATATCCAGGAGGAAACAGAGGAAGAAAGGCCGCAGCCTAAACGGATgcaacaaattttcaattttataacgGGCGGATCAGGGAAGAAGCAATAATTGTGTAAACTACTTCACTAGCCCTTTCGTACAAATAGGTTTTTTCTCCTACTTAGTTAAGTTCCTGTTTGTCCCCTGTGATTGTTTGATGGTACAAATAGATTCATTATATCCGCAACATTGATTGATGTGATGGAACTAGAAATATATTGGTGTTCATAATACCAACATGAAATTGATTTAGAGTGCACTAAATCAAAGCAGGCAAAatgcattttgaaattaaaagttgAATACTTGAATCATTTGGAAGTAAAATAAAATCCTTGATATAAATACCacacatttaataaataaaaaatgataaaacgtTGATATAAAACTTTTCAGCTTTGTTAGTCCATTGAATGGGCATCCCAATCCCAAACATTGATATGATAAAACATTTCTGGTCTATCCTCATTGAGAGTTCTT
It includes:
- the LOC121209451 gene encoding probable LRR receptor-like serine/threonine-protein kinase At4g36180; this translates as MNSIAPILPSLAGLSSLTKLKLRDCNLGEGDIPSAISCLSSLTNLDLSGNNFSSIPASLTRLSKLEDLRLSNCGLCNMGEGDIPSDISGLSSLRYLVLNGNNFTSIAASLTCLSNLQHLGVSECSELESLPVLLSRMTSDWTHNFSYFLAGNSYRLVENISAITLLKTHIKAFANSRKKFEVVVPGNEIPEWFSQQRGESSIKIPLPLNIQNDSQWIGVVF